From Impatiens glandulifera chromosome 7, dImpGla2.1, whole genome shotgun sequence:
atatacgtCTATATAAACTATTTATAGTTCATATGTTTAAATGAGTTAGGTTATACAAGTACAATACGTCTAAATGAAATTTATtcctaataaaaatattaaaatataaaataaataaaaataactgagtttaaataacaaattaaattagtttaaaaaggAATTACTTTTGTTTAGTTTGAGGAAGttaaaattcaagattttacttagtttttataaatttagcaTGTTATAGTTATATGatagaaaataatggaagatgGTTATCCAAAGAAAACAACGAAGAATCTCCGGTTTTTCGAACTTTTTGATCTCGCACTGCACTGAGTTTTGAGATTTAAGTACCAAATTTGTTAAACATTTGAGGTCAATAACATTATCCCCACTACCTCAATGAGGCTTTGAAAAACAATCCTCATAAGGAGGTAACTTGGCCACAATCATCACCAATGGAATAAGCAATAGCTCCTTGAGGACCCTCGAGTGGGATCCAACCATGTGTCATCCTTCTCAAGTTTTTGACCGGTGTCTTCCTTTTTCTTCTTACAAAAActtctaaattttattagtaagcatcataatttttctttgaaatgTAATTGCTTTGTTGGCATGAAAAAAGAAAAGGTAATTTTGAATGAATCCAGTTGACCCACATCAATAATTTGGTGTACCCCTATGTGCTATTATGTTAAATTTGCTATTTGGTTTCTCCAATCTTTACAAAGGGAGCATGTTATATCAAGGAGTATGCAAGAACAAAATAGAGATGGGACCAAGAACCTTTGGAACCCATTGTTCACTTGTCCTAAACCTatgtataaatgaattaatcCCTAAAGATAAGAGTTAACACATGTGGGAACATTCCCTAAACCACGAGAAAATTACTGTTTTGTTTTGAGGAGTGTTTGAGGCTAGTTATCGATCCAGACACATTCATCTTCCCCGACACAAGATTTTAGGGAGGCTTTGGtacaaatatatacaaattttcacaatatttgaagagttttataatttgaaaagttgtttataatatataagaaattgTGTAATATTTTCCTTATGCTCAAATATCAATAGTGGggtttaaaattatatgtatatttaaattaatcaataagAGAAAAAgcaatgaatatttaaaaataagcaatatacaacataaaaaaaaatatacaacatCAAAAACAGTAATATTTTCTGCAATACTTTCTGAAATGTTAATACTAAATATACAAAAGTAATTGAGAAAGAACATAAAATCTTAAAGGTCTAGGATGCGAAAAAACAGGAAAATAAAACGAAAGAATCAAAAATGGAAGAGCATGTTGTGGAAGTCAAAGACAGTGATAAATaagacaaaaatgaggaaaatgtaGAAGAAGAAAACAAGGAAGATTTAAAGAAGGAAGAAAgcaatgaaattgaagaaataaaGGATAATGGAGAAGTTCAATCTAAAGACAAGGAAGAGAAGAGAAGTAAGCAAAGAAATAATAGAGGAGAAGAGTGAGGAGAAAACTAGAGTTGTTATCCTAAAACCTGCAAAACTGAAGTAGAGAAAAACCTTGATAAAAGTCTTGTAAttctgaaaaatattttttttatcagatcAGTACAGGTTCATACAGAGGTAGACTAAACAATAAAAACAGACATGCATCATCATCTGTTACAATTCAATCACCTTTCGTGAAGTATGAGCGAAGAAGAAGACGTGGAAAAAAGCAACATGAACTACAAGGTGAATATGAAAATCATAACAAAGATTGGGAACGTTAAATGTAATCTTTACTGTTGTTTGATTGCTATCATTCAAAATTTCTAGGATCGTTTGTTTGTTATCTTATAATcaaagttaaaatttgtttagttttaatttttaaccttcCCACTTTTCAGGCttcttaatgaaataatttttttttaaaaaataataataatgttttggaTAAATTCTCAAATGATCTTAGATCAACTTGAAGTTGAATTTTCTTAGTCTAGTCatacttcttttattttccattAGTTAATACCACTAAATAGTCTTTAGTTTTCTAATTTGTTAAGATTTGCATGATTtaacaatcttaatttttatttttattttaacataattcatgtgattaaattcaaattatttgaatttcacataattcatatgattaaattcaaacaattcatCATCACATCATCAATTATTTCttcatttaatcatttaatgtttgtttgatatacttatttggatttaataaaTTACTAGAACATTATCATCACATGTTCCATCAAATCATCAATCGAACTAAagtattcaaatattattaatttatttttataatattttaaaatattaaaaattaataagaatattttaattacttgcATAACTAATCCAAATAACTCacattaaacaatatttttaaagtaaaataaaataattctcaagattaaacaagctcttaaaTTATTAACTGAAATATCAAGAGACTCCTACTCCTGGTAATATTGTTTCCAATATTTTACACTATTAAAtgaataagaatattttgatcatttgatacaattaacccactttttataataaaaaaactcaaatatatgttgattcATTTGTTTAGACAATCATGGTCACATCTATCATGTAAAAAGATACATAACTAATCAGATCACAAGCCTTTTTCTTATCTATGGTGTTCAATGCACCTATCTAGGTCAATACATAGGTGGTCACTAACTAATATAGCATGTCAaatcattgatgttgaaactaCTTATGAAAGCCTTGAAGTCTTTACATATATGGGAAATTATGGGAGGAGTTAGCAAAAATTTATAGCTATTGGGTGTGGTTAATAATAGTTCACAATCATTGTCATGCAActatttaagtttgagaaaaaaatcattttgttttaGAGGTTTTTAAATGATCCCTCAAGCCTTGTTcggatgttttttttttgaaaaaacgagggaaaaaataattattggtgatgattttgaggaggtgatgattatttttggtaaaaatacttgaagggtattgatatatatgaataaaataaaaaataataatttaaaatagagggtattttagtattttggttaataaaatgagtaatgtaattgttgagaagtgatttattgaaaaaataattttagattgtttttttaaaaactcaaggagaacaaggccttagaacaaaaatacaaatttttgctacaaaattttatgttttagtgatcatgattttatattttaaggcATCTTCAGATAGTATTATCTGAATAAcccatcattttttttatatatttcttcatcaataaaataattaatttattaatcaaaatattaaaaaacatttattaaatattaatatatttaagcaTCTCTTccaataacttaatttttcataatccttatcaaacaagataatttttaaactcactagaattgaaaacattgtaatcagataattcatttacgtttttaactttttagcttttattcagaatgttacaaattcaaaatcattataggtctgtctagaatgatttcttaaactcgtggttttttttcgtttttagaaatttttaataaaatgacgctaagtcgtttttttaaaaaaaatagcccgaaatgagttatttaaaaaactcaaattccAATACCAACTAAACACTCTTGACAATATGAAatagtgtttttttataaaatttaataaaaaatataattataacgaCAAAactacataaaaaattaaaataaaaaatataagttaattgTATTGAAGGTCTTGATCTAGAAGAGTAACGAGGTCCTAAACGAATTAAGGGATTTCTCCTATCTAACCTGCAACATTGTCATGAACGATTCAGTAACGACATACTTAGGTTCGTAAATTTTTTGGGTAAATGGTTAAACTTGAACTCAAGAGTTGACGGGGTATGCCAGCATCCTCATCTAACCATGTGTCATCATCGCCAACCTCAACCTATATCCCTTACAAAAAAACTCGCTTACTTTATGGCTTGTCTCAAGACCAAAAGTAAACTTTGATTGGCAATGAGAATTCGAGTGGAAAAAAATGGATTTGTGTCCTCTACTTGCTACATGTGAGGTTTCCTCAATCTCGAAAATTCTCAAACCACTCGAAACACTAAAGTACCCATCTACATATATGCTAAGTCTCTAAGAATCCACCTGTAAAAATACTTTTCACTAGGACTCCAAATCCAATTCTTTGAGGTTTGTGTCAAAAATGCAACAACCAAGAAGCAAAGTTAACACTGACATTGACATAGATTGATATAGCAAGTTGTTGAAACCGTGGATCAAATCTCTTAAAGaagttagttttattttatgaaattaaagttTACATTTAGGTCAACCCCACTTTTAATTCTCTCCTTTATGACCTTGATCTATAACAGCTTCTCAATTATATCCACCGATCTCCATAAATGGCCCACGACCCACATGCAAACTCAGTGGATCCATCATCCATCATCCCTCAtctttatttctctttattttcctTCTACCCAATCACccttcataaatatatatatatatagccaaTTCAGTCTTCAATATTATACACTTAGTTTCTTCAAGCTTTTAAATATGGCAGGAGACTACTCAAGAACATCAACCAGCATTAATGTAGCTTTTTCATTTCATAACACATTTACAGAAGATTATGATCATTCTCAAGAGGAACAGAGCAGCTGGACTTCTTACTTTGAAGATGATCATCTCTCatgtttctcttcttcatcCATTGATCAAAGTCTTTCTTCTGATCTTGTTTCTTCTGATGCTTCAATGGAAAATAACCCATTTGGGAATTTGGGTTTACTAAACAAGAGAAGGAAAATCATGGAAACTTACATTG
This genomic window contains:
- the LOC124946266 gene encoding vascular-related unknown protein 4-like; the encoded protein is MAGDYSRTSTSINVAFSFHNTFTEDYDHSQEEQSSWTSYFEDDHLSCFSSSSIDQSLSSDLVSSDASMENNPFGNLGLLNKRRKIMETYIDDELEDTASSSPN